The Puniceicoccus vermicola genome segment AGAATCTTTCGTGCGCGATCGTGCAGGTATGTCGAATCAGAAGGCTCTTCCTGATCCTCGTTCTGATCGGATGGGCGAGTCACGCCAGCGCTCAGATTGTCGACGAAAGCTCCGGACGCCCGGTTCCAACATATGAAATTGAAGCTCCCGAAAACGACAAGGTAGACGAATTCCACGAAATGGTTTCCGAGCAGGTCGAATCCGTGGCCGAGGGCCTCGACCATTACCTTGATAACCTGATCGCCCCGGACCGCGAGGAGCGCTCAGCGATATTCGACAGTTATTTTGGCGATCGACGATTGAAGGCGGACGAGGAAGGCGAGAGCTACATCGCGATCGCTCCGCAGATCGAGTTTATCGATGGTCAATCGGTCGATACCGGCGTCGATTTCAAAGCGAAGATCGATCTGCCCAAAACGCAAAATCGTCTGAAACTGATTGTCGACAATGTTCAGGAGGACAGCGAGCCGTTGACAGGGTTTAGCCGCTCAGAACTCCGTCAGGTTCCTGGGGCGGACGAGAGCGGCAATGCCTCTCTCCGATTTGCTCTCATCGACCTCATGAACTTCGACTTGGATTTCGACGCCGGTCTAGACCTCAAGCCGGAGCCCGTGCCGAAGTTCAAGTTACGGGGCCGCATGAGCTGGGAAGGAGAAGCCTGGCGCTTTCGCATCTCCCAATACCTGACCTACGAAGCCGATGACGGTTTTGGCGAAAAGAGCTCGATGGACATGAGACGCTACATCGGAGACGCCTCTTGGGCAGAAGTGGACTTGGCCGTGGTCCGTTCTGAGACAAGCGCAGGTTTTGAATTCGGACAGGCGCTGAGCCTCTACCACCGGATTACCAACCGTCGAACGATTGGCTTCCGCACGGCAGTCTACTCTCAGACTGAGCCCTGGGCCCGTGTTGAAGCGGTACTCGTTCGACTCCCCTACCGACAGCAGATTTGGAAAGAATGGATGTATCTCAAGGTGGAGCCGGGAATCGATTTTAAGCGGGAACGAAATTTCAATCCCGACCCGCGAATCCTCTTCGAACTCGAATTTCTATTCGGCGAGCGCCTGAAAAAACTTTGACCTCTCGATTTCGGGGCATCAATTGGATTGCACCGTCCCGGGCGAAAATCCTATCTTTCGCCCCCCATGATGAAAGTAGTCCAATGCTGGGATGACGGAGTGAACGACGACATCCGTCTGATCGAAATTTTGCGGAAGCACGAGGCCAAGGCTTCTTTCAATCTCAATCCAGCGACTCACGGTGATGTGCGCGAGGGTTGGTTTAGCGAGAAATGGAATAAGAAGATTGATCGGCTAGCCCGGTCAGAGCTCGAGTCCGTTTATGAGGGGTTCACGATTGCCAATCACTCCATGAGCCACCCCTTCCCCCTAAAAATCCCTCTCGACGATTGGCGCCGGGAAGTCATCGACGCCCGCAAGATTCTCCAGGATTGGTTTCAGGATCCTATTCACGGCTTTGTCTATCCCTACGGCCATCATGATCCGGCCACGGCCGATGTCGTTCGAGAAGCCGGTCACGTCTACGCCCGGACCACATTAAACGCGACTCCCTGCTACCCTCCGGCTGATCCGATGATGTTTCACGCCGACTGCCACTTCCACCATCCGGAGTTCTGGGAACGCTACTCGGCCGCAAAGGCCTCTGATTGCGGCGTCTTTTATTTCTGGGGACACAGCTTCGAAATCTGCACCGAAGAACAGTGGCAGGAATTCGATAGTCAGATTGCGCGGATCACTCAGGATTCCGACGTAGTTTGGGCAGAGC includes the following:
- a CDS encoding polysaccharide deacetylase family protein, giving the protein MMKVVQCWDDGVNDDIRLIEILRKHEAKASFNLNPATHGDVREGWFSEKWNKKIDRLARSELESVYEGFTIANHSMSHPFPLKIPLDDWRREVIDARKILQDWFQDPIHGFVYPYGHHDPATADVVREAGHVYARTTLNATPCYPPADPMMFHADCHFHHPEFWERYSAAKASDCGVFYFWGHSFEICTEEQWQEFDSQIARITQDSDVVWAELPELFL